A region from the Streptosporangium sp. NBC_01756 genome encodes:
- the secF gene encoding protein translocase subunit SecF, whose amino-acid sequence MSGIARRLYRGEVDVDFVGRKKLWYGLSAALLVISIAGLLLNGLNLGVEFKGGSVFSFKAPTANIEQVRGTVSDAGAHQVIVQTTNNGWQVTTESLPPEEVTTVQKAVADRFGLPQNQVNLQVIGASWGGQVADKAIIGLIVFMLAIILYLTVAFEWKMALGAIVALLHDLVITAGVYAWSGFEVTPATLLGFLTILGYSLYDAVVVFDMIKEVTAKLGTTSKTTYTQAANNALNHTLIRSLNTTLVAILPVAAILFIGTTLFGAGTLKDLSLALFVGMLVGTYSSLCVATPLLVTLKEREPRYQAIARRLAATGGKAATAVKSPRQPVPAGAANGTASDADKRNKKK is encoded by the coding sequence ATGTCCGGCATCGCGCGCCGGCTGTACCGAGGCGAGGTCGATGTCGACTTCGTCGGGCGCAAGAAGCTCTGGTACGGCCTCTCCGCCGCCCTTCTAGTGATCTCCATCGCCGGTCTGCTGCTGAACGGCCTGAACCTGGGCGTGGAGTTCAAGGGCGGCTCGGTCTTCTCCTTCAAGGCCCCGACCGCCAACATCGAGCAGGTGCGCGGCACCGTCAGCGACGCCGGTGCTCACCAGGTCATCGTGCAGACGACGAACAACGGCTGGCAGGTCACCACCGAGAGCCTGCCGCCCGAGGAGGTGACCACGGTCCAGAAGGCGGTCGCCGACCGGTTCGGCCTGCCGCAGAACCAGGTCAACCTCCAGGTGATCGGCGCCTCCTGGGGCGGCCAGGTGGCCGACAAGGCCATCATCGGCCTGATCGTCTTCATGCTGGCGATCATCCTGTACCTGACGGTCGCCTTCGAGTGGAAGATGGCGCTGGGCGCCATCGTGGCGCTGCTGCACGACCTGGTGATCACCGCGGGCGTCTACGCGTGGTCCGGCTTCGAGGTCACCCCGGCGACCCTGCTGGGCTTCCTGACCATCCTCGGATACTCGCTGTACGACGCGGTCGTCGTGTTCGACATGATCAAGGAGGTCACCGCCAAGCTCGGCACGACCTCCAAGACGACCTACACGCAGGCGGCCAACAACGCGCTGAACCACACGCTGATCCGGTCGCTGAACACCACCTTGGTGGCGATCCTGCCGGTGGCGGCGATCCTGTTCATCGGCACCACGCTGTTCGGCGCCGGCACCCTCAAGGACCTGTCGCTGGCCCTGTTCGTCGGCATGCTCGTCGGTACGTACTCCTCGCTCTGCGTGGCGACGCCGCTGCTGGTCACGCTGAAGGAGCGCGAGCCGCGCTACCAGGCGATCGCCCGCAGGCTCGCCGCCACCGGCGGCAAGGCCGCGACCGCGGTCAAGAGCCCCCGGCAGCCGGTCCCGGCGGGAGCCGCCAACGGCACGGCCTCCGACGCCGACAAGCGCAACAAGAAGAAGTAG
- a CDS encoding RelA/SpoT family protein has protein sequence MNPVLEPMFRTVRATHPKADLRLIERAYDVAAYHHRDQKRKSGDPYITHPLAVATILAELGTDDETLCAALLHDTVEDTAYGLDELRSDFGENIALLVDGVTKLDKVKFGDAAQAETVRKMVVAMSRDIRVLVIKLADRLHNMRTMRYLPEHKRHQKSRETLEIFAPLAHRLGMNTIKWELEDLAFAMLYPKRYDEIARMVSERAPRRDLFLQEVIEKVSVDLREAKIRAVVKGRPKHYYSVYQKMIARDVAFDDIYDLVGIRVLVDTVRDCYAALGTIHARWNPVPGRFKDYIAMPKFNMYQSLHTTVIGPEGKPVELQIRTHGMHHRAEYGVASHWKYKEEMTASGSPGAKLKPASDMAWLRQLLDWQKETADPGEFLESLRFDLSVSEVYVFTPRGQVIALPEGATPVDFAYAVHTEVGHRCIGARVNSRLVPLESRLSNGDTVEVFTSKSPDAGPSRDWLKFVKSGRARNKIRQWFSKERRETAIEAGKEAIGRAMRKQGLPLQRLMSGESLLALARDLRYPDVSALYAAVGEGHIAAQAVVQKLVLSLGGVDGAEEDIAEAAVPTKVRGRPRGSGGAGVVVAGDSDVWVRLSRCCTPVPGDEIIGFVTRGHGVSVHRTNCPNVEQLKSEPDRLVEVAWSAGDDSVFLVALQVEALDRPRLLSDVTRTLSDQHVNILSASVTTSRDRVAISKFTFEMGDPKHLGHVLKAVRNIPGVYDVYRVSGAGA, from the coding sequence ATGAACCCGGTGCTGGAGCCGATGTTTCGGACGGTCAGGGCGACCCATCCGAAAGCCGATCTGCGGCTGATCGAGCGTGCCTATGATGTGGCCGCCTATCATCACCGCGATCAGAAGCGCAAAAGCGGCGATCCCTACATCACCCACCCCCTGGCGGTGGCGACGATCCTGGCCGAGCTCGGCACCGACGACGAGACACTGTGCGCCGCGCTGCTGCACGACACCGTCGAGGACACCGCCTACGGTCTTGACGAGCTCCGTTCGGACTTCGGCGAGAACATCGCACTGCTGGTCGACGGCGTCACCAAGCTCGACAAGGTCAAGTTCGGTGACGCCGCGCAGGCCGAGACCGTGCGCAAGATGGTCGTGGCGATGTCCCGCGACATCCGGGTGCTGGTGATCAAGCTCGCCGACCGGCTGCACAACATGCGCACCATGCGTTACCTCCCCGAGCACAAGCGGCACCAGAAGTCCCGCGAGACGCTGGAGATCTTCGCGCCGCTCGCCCACCGGCTGGGCATGAACACCATCAAGTGGGAGCTGGAGGACCTCGCGTTCGCCATGCTCTACCCCAAACGCTACGACGAGATCGCCAGGATGGTGTCGGAGCGGGCCCCGCGCAGGGATCTGTTCCTGCAGGAGGTCATCGAGAAGGTCTCCGTCGACCTGCGTGAGGCCAAGATCCGAGCGGTGGTCAAGGGGCGCCCCAAGCACTACTACTCGGTCTACCAGAAGATGATCGCCAGGGATGTCGCCTTCGACGACATCTACGACCTCGTCGGCATCCGGGTGCTGGTCGACACGGTCCGCGACTGCTATGCCGCTCTCGGAACGATCCACGCGCGATGGAACCCGGTGCCCGGCCGGTTCAAGGACTACATCGCGATGCCCAAGTTCAACATGTACCAGTCGCTCCACACGACGGTCATCGGCCCCGAGGGCAAGCCGGTGGAACTGCAGATCCGCACCCACGGCATGCACCACAGGGCCGAGTACGGCGTGGCCTCGCACTGGAAGTACAAGGAGGAGATGACCGCCTCCGGCTCTCCCGGCGCGAAGCTGAAGCCCGCCAGTGACATGGCGTGGCTCCGCCAGCTCCTGGACTGGCAGAAGGAGACCGCCGATCCGGGGGAGTTCCTGGAGTCGCTCAGGTTCGACCTGTCGGTCTCGGAGGTGTACGTCTTCACCCCGCGGGGTCAGGTGATCGCCCTGCCGGAGGGGGCGACCCCGGTCGACTTCGCCTACGCCGTGCACACCGAGGTCGGTCACCGCTGCATCGGCGCCCGGGTCAACAGCCGCCTGGTGCCGCTGGAGTCGAGGCTGAGCAACGGCGACACCGTCGAGGTCTTCACCTCCAAGTCGCCCGACGCCGGTCCGTCGCGTGACTGGCTCAAGTTCGTCAAGTCCGGCAGGGCTCGCAACAAGATCCGGCAGTGGTTCTCCAAGGAGCGCCGTGAGACCGCGATCGAGGCGGGCAAGGAGGCCATCGGCCGGGCCATGCGCAAGCAGGGCCTGCCCCTGCAGCGCCTGATGTCCGGAGAGTCCCTCCTGGCCCTTGCCAGGGACCTGCGCTACCCCGACGTCTCCGCGCTCTACGCGGCCGTTGGAGAGGGCCACATCGCCGCTCAGGCGGTCGTGCAGAAGCTGGTGCTCTCTCTCGGCGGGGTGGACGGCGCCGAGGAGGACATCGCCGAGGCCGCGGTGCCGACGAAGGTGCGTGGCCGTCCGCGTGGCAGCGGCGGCGCCGGAGTGGTGGTGGCGGGCGACTCGGACGTGTGGGTCCGGCTGTCGCGGTGCTGCACCCCGGTGCCCGGTGACGAGATCATCGGGTTCGTCACCCGCGGGCACGGAGTTTCGGTGCACCGCACCAACTGCCCCAACGTGGAGCAGCTGAAGTCGGAGCCGGACCGCCTGGTCGAGGTGGCCTGGTCCGCCGGGGACGACTCGGTGTTCCTGGTCGCCCTGCAGGTCGAGGCGCTCGACCGGCCGCGCCTGCTGTCGGACGTGACCCGGACCCTGTCGGACCAGCATGTGAACATCCTGTCGGCGTCGGTGACGACCTCCAGGGACCGGGTGGCGATCAGCAAGTTCACCTTCGAGATGGGCGACCCCAAGCATCTGGGACACGTGCTGAAGGCCGTGCGCAACATCCCGGGCGTCTACGACGTCTACCGGGTCAGCGGCGCCGGGGCCTGA
- the hisS gene encoding histidine--tRNA ligase, whose amino-acid sequence MTLQAPKGTFDWLPPRSEQALAVREALAAPARRAGYGYIETPVFEDTALFVRGVGESTDIVSKEMYTFTDKGGRSLTLRPEGTASVVRSVLQHGLHNGQLPVKLWYSGSQFRYERAQKGRYRHFWQVGAEALGAEDPGLDAELIVLAADGYAALGLTGVRLLLNTLGDRQCRPAYRAALQDFLRALDLDEPTRARIEINPLRVLDDKRPEVQAQLVGAPLVVDHLCEACKAYHEEVRALLTAAGVAYTDDPRLVRGLDYYTRTTFEFVHDGLGSQSAVGGGGRYDGLSEMIGGPALPGVGWALGVDRTVLAMEAEGLLGAEATGSRVQVYGVPLGEEARRRMFLLITELRRAGLDADMSFGGKGVKGAMKGADRSGASYAVILGERDIAAGSAQVKDLVSGDQTAVPLAEIVTTLKERLKK is encoded by the coding sequence ATGACTTTGCAGGCGCCCAAGGGCACCTTTGACTGGCTCCCGCCACGTTCGGAGCAGGCGCTCGCCGTGCGGGAGGCGCTGGCCGCGCCGGCCCGCCGCGCCGGCTACGGCTACATCGAGACACCGGTCTTCGAGGACACCGCGCTGTTCGTCCGGGGGGTCGGCGAGTCGACCGACATCGTCTCCAAGGAGATGTACACCTTCACCGACAAGGGCGGGCGCTCCCTCACGCTGCGTCCCGAGGGCACCGCGTCGGTCGTGCGCTCGGTCCTCCAGCACGGCCTGCACAACGGTCAGCTCCCCGTGAAGCTGTGGTACTCGGGCAGCCAGTTCCGCTATGAGCGCGCCCAGAAGGGCCGCTACCGCCACTTCTGGCAGGTCGGCGCGGAGGCTCTGGGGGCGGAGGACCCCGGCCTGGACGCCGAGCTGATCGTGCTGGCGGCCGACGGTTACGCGGCGCTGGGCCTCACCGGTGTCCGGCTGCTGCTCAACACGCTGGGTGACCGGCAGTGCCGTCCCGCCTACCGCGCCGCGTTGCAGGACTTCCTGCGGGCGCTCGACCTCGACGAGCCCACCCGGGCCAGGATCGAGATCAATCCGTTGCGTGTGCTCGACGACAAGCGCCCCGAGGTGCAGGCCCAGCTCGTCGGCGCCCCGCTGGTCGTCGATCACCTGTGCGAGGCGTGCAAGGCCTACCACGAGGAGGTCCGCGCGCTGCTGACCGCCGCCGGAGTGGCCTACACCGACGACCCCCGGCTGGTCCGCGGTCTCGACTACTACACGCGCACCACGTTCGAGTTCGTTCACGACGGGCTGGGCTCGCAGTCGGCGGTCGGCGGCGGCGGCCGCTACGACGGGCTGAGCGAGATGATCGGCGGTCCGGCCCTGCCCGGCGTCGGCTGGGCGCTCGGTGTCGACCGGACGGTCCTGGCCATGGAGGCCGAGGGACTGCTGGGAGCCGAGGCGACCGGGTCGCGTGTCCAGGTGTACGGTGTGCCGCTGGGTGAGGAGGCGCGCCGCCGGATGTTCCTGCTCATCACCGAGCTGCGCCGGGCCGGCCTCGACGCCGACATGTCGTTCGGCGGCAAGGGCGTCAAGGGCGCCATGAAGGGCGCCGACCGGTCGGGGGCGAGCTATGCCGTGATCCTCGGCGAGCGAGATATCGCCGCCGGGTCCGCGCAGGTCAAGGACCTGGTCAGCGGCGATCAGACCGCTGTACCGCTCGCTGAGATCGTCACGACGTTGAAGGAGAGACTGAAGAAATGA
- a CDS encoding peptidylprolyl isomerase: protein MSGKDRQKQLAREHYERQTQRRIEREAKAKRNAIIGTSVATVVVIGGVIAATTLLGGNDSAATATPATSTSPAASPAATDTAAKPTAFDPASGTCGYAADTDGAPAKNVGTPPAKVDTTPKTMTLKTNQGDIVIAVSAKKTPCTVNSFAFLAEKGYFDGSKCHRLGSDQFPVLQCGDPLAKADGKNQTDGQGGPGYRFVNENLEGAKYTRGVVAMANSGPDTNGSQFFIVYGDAQLPPSYTPFGTVTKGMEIIDKVNKGGVITPGPDKTGAPKETVEIKNVTMSSKS from the coding sequence GTGAGCGGCAAAGACCGCCAGAAGCAGCTGGCACGCGAGCACTACGAGCGGCAGACCCAGCGGCGCATCGAGCGCGAGGCCAAGGCCAAGCGCAATGCGATCATCGGCACCAGCGTGGCCACCGTGGTGGTGATAGGCGGCGTGATCGCCGCGACGACGCTGCTCGGCGGCAACGACTCCGCTGCCACGGCCACTCCGGCGACCTCCACAAGCCCCGCGGCGAGCCCGGCGGCGACGGACACCGCCGCCAAGCCGACGGCCTTCGACCCCGCCAGTGGCACCTGTGGCTACGCCGCCGACACGGACGGCGCCCCCGCCAAGAACGTGGGCACCCCTCCGGCCAAGGTGGACACCACGCCCAAGACGATGACCCTGAAGACGAACCAGGGCGACATCGTGATCGCGGTTTCGGCCAAGAAGACACCCTGCACGGTGAACTCCTTCGCCTTCCTCGCGGAAAAGGGATACTTCGACGGCTCCAAATGCCACCGGCTCGGCTCCGACCAGTTCCCGGTGCTGCAGTGCGGCGACCCGCTGGCCAAGGCCGACGGCAAGAACCAGACCGACGGGCAGGGCGGCCCCGGGTACCGTTTCGTCAACGAGAACCTGGAAGGCGCGAAGTACACCCGTGGCGTCGTGGCCATGGCGAACAGCGGCCCCGACACCAACGGCAGCCAGTTCTTCATCGTGTACGGCGATGCCCAGTTGCCCCCGAGCTACACACCGTTCGGTACGGTCACCAAGGGGATGGAAATCATCGACAAGGTGAACAAGGGTGGTGTTATCACCCCAGGACCGGACAAAACGGGAGCCCCGAAGGAAACCGTCGAAATCAAAAACGTGACAATGTCGAGCAAGAGCTGA
- a CDS encoding MBL fold metallo-hydrolase produces the protein MLIAGFPAGSFQTNCYVVAPAAGEECVIVDPGQNAVGDLDDVLREHRLKPVAVLVTHGHVDHMWSVAPVCGARDVPAWIHPEDRELLSDPGKGLSSAATRQLFGGMTFTEPDDVRELTDGEVLRLAGMELTVDHTPGHTRGSVTFRLPGTEEIPDVLFSGDLLFAGSIGRTDLPGGDYPTILRSLATKCLPLPEDTVVLPGHGPQTTIGHERATNPYLTEAAPYAGPTRGL, from the coding sequence ATGCTCATCGCCGGCTTCCCCGCAGGGTCGTTCCAGACCAACTGCTACGTCGTCGCTCCCGCCGCGGGCGAGGAGTGCGTCATCGTCGATCCCGGGCAGAACGCGGTCGGCGACCTGGACGACGTGCTGCGTGAGCACCGGCTGAAGCCGGTCGCGGTGCTGGTCACGCACGGGCACGTCGACCACATGTGGTCGGTCGCCCCGGTCTGCGGCGCGCGTGACGTTCCCGCGTGGATCCACCCGGAGGACCGTGAGCTGCTCTCCGATCCGGGCAAGGGGCTGTCGTCTGCGGCCACCCGGCAGCTGTTCGGCGGAATGACCTTCACCGAGCCGGACGACGTGCGTGAGCTCACCGACGGCGAGGTGTTACGCCTCGCGGGCATGGAGCTCACCGTCGACCACACCCCTGGCCATACCAGGGGGTCGGTGACGTTCAGGCTGCCCGGCACCGAGGAGATCCCGGACGTGCTGTTCTCGGGCGATCTGCTGTTCGCCGGCTCCATCGGCCGCACCGATCTCCCGGGCGGCGACTACCCGACCATCCTGCGCAGCCTGGCGACGAAATGCCTGCCGCTGCCGGAGGACACGGTGGTGCTGCCCGGCCACGGACCACAGACCACGATCGGCCACGAGCGCGCCACCAACCCGTATCTCACGGAAGCGGCCCCGTACGCCGGTCCCACCAGAGGACTCTGA
- a CDS encoding DUF349 domain-containing protein, with amino-acid sequence MKVREDTVSTDPWGRVDDDGTVYVRTAEGERAVGSWQAGEPEEALAYFHRKFDELAGQVTLLEQRVRGTDLPPAQAEATIVKLREAITDAHAVGDLDALLNRLGALTELVAQRREEVKAARDVARVEAKGVKERIVAEAERIADDTTHWKTGGERLRQLVEEWKAAERIDRVTEAALWKRLSAARTAFAKRRKAYFAGLDEQREGVRSSKERIVAEAEALASSTDWGATASAYRELMQQWKVAGRASREVEDELWGRFKGAQDQFFQARSAVFAERDASLAANAEIKEQLLTEAEKILPVSDARSARASLRGILERWEAAGQVPREQRDRLEGGLRKIDDAVRKAEETEWKRSNPEARARAQNTVDQLHKSIEQLETRLAKAQAAGRDKDVKDAQESLVARRSWLEEAERTLAEFS; translated from the coding sequence ATGAAAGTGCGGGAGGACACGGTGAGCACCGACCCGTGGGGCCGGGTAGACGACGACGGCACCGTCTACGTACGTACGGCCGAGGGAGAACGGGCCGTCGGGTCCTGGCAGGCCGGCGAGCCGGAGGAGGCGCTTGCCTACTTCCATCGCAAGTTCGACGAACTGGCCGGACAGGTGACGCTGCTCGAACAGCGGGTGCGCGGCACCGATCTGCCACCCGCCCAGGCCGAGGCGACCATCGTCAAGCTCCGTGAGGCGATCACCGACGCGCACGCGGTCGGTGATCTCGACGCGCTGCTGAACAGGCTGGGCGCCCTCACGGAACTGGTGGCCCAGCGCCGCGAGGAGGTCAAGGCCGCTCGTGACGTGGCCCGCGTGGAGGCCAAGGGCGTCAAGGAGCGGATCGTCGCCGAGGCCGAGCGCATCGCCGACGACACCACTCACTGGAAGACCGGCGGCGAGCGGCTGCGCCAGCTCGTCGAGGAGTGGAAGGCGGCCGAGCGTATCGACCGCGTCACCGAGGCGGCCCTCTGGAAGCGGCTGTCCGCGGCCCGTACGGCCTTCGCGAAGCGCCGCAAGGCCTACTTCGCCGGGCTGGACGAGCAGCGGGAGGGCGTGCGCTCCAGCAAGGAGCGGATCGTCGCCGAAGCCGAGGCGCTGGCCTCCTCCACCGACTGGGGCGCGACGGCTTCGGCCTACCGCGAGCTGATGCAGCAGTGGAAGGTGGCGGGCCGGGCCTCCCGGGAGGTCGAGGACGAGCTCTGGGGCCGTTTCAAGGGCGCCCAGGACCAGTTCTTCCAGGCCCGTTCGGCGGTCTTCGCCGAGCGTGACGCCTCACTCGCGGCCAACGCCGAGATCAAGGAGCAGCTCCTGACCGAGGCGGAGAAGATCCTCCCGGTCTCCGACGCCCGCTCGGCCAGGGCTTCCCTGCGTGGCATCCTGGAACGGTGGGAGGCGGCCGGTCAGGTCCCGCGCGAGCAGCGGGACCGTCTCGAGGGTGGGCTGCGCAAGATCGACGACGCGGTCCGCAAGGCCGAGGAGACGGAGTGGAAGCGCTCCAACCCCGAGGCCCGCGCCCGCGCCCAGAACACGGTCGACCAGCTCCACAAGTCGATCGAGCAGTTGGAGACCCGTCTGGCCAAGGCTCAGGCGGCCGGCAGGGACAAGGACGTCAAGGACGCTCAGGAGTCCCTGGTCGCCCGCCGTTCCTGGCTGGAGGAGGCTGAGCGCACGCTCGCCGAGTTCTCCTGA
- a CDS encoding adenine phosphoribosyltransferase has translation MSDLRRLILDRIRDVPDYPQQGVLFKDITPLLADPYAFAAVVDEFAGLHRVDKIVGIEARGFILAAPAACKAGAGFVPVRKKGKLPSETLEASYDLEYGSATIEVHRDAFAPGDRVLIVDDVLATGGTACAAVELVRRAGAEVVAIAVLMELASLKGRERLDGVELHSLVIV, from the coding sequence ATGAGCGACCTGCGCCGGCTGATCCTCGACCGGATCCGCGATGTGCCCGACTACCCCCAGCAGGGCGTGTTGTTCAAGGACATCACCCCGTTGCTCGCCGACCCGTACGCGTTCGCCGCGGTCGTGGACGAGTTCGCCGGGCTCCACCGGGTTGACAAGATCGTCGGTATCGAGGCCCGGGGCTTCATCCTGGCCGCTCCGGCCGCCTGCAAGGCCGGAGCCGGGTTCGTTCCGGTACGCAAGAAAGGCAAACTGCCTTCCGAGACGCTTGAGGCGTCCTACGATCTGGAGTACGGCTCCGCCACCATCGAGGTCCACCGGGACGCCTTCGCCCCAGGAGATCGCGTCCTGATCGTCGACGACGTGCTCGCCACCGGAGGTACGGCGTGCGCGGCGGTGGAGCTGGTCCGCAGGGCGGGCGCCGAGGTCGTCGCCATCGCCGTACTCATGGAATTGGCCTCCCTCAAGGGGCGGGAACGGCTGGACGGCGTCGAGCTGCACTCCCTCGTGATCGTCTGA